A window from Hymenobacter volaticus encodes these proteins:
- a CDS encoding 2Fe-2S iron-sulfur cluster-binding protein encodes MFEDPFVKAVNITFQFQDGQPAQTHVAAEGESVLDVALNNGIQLQHNCGGVCGCSTCHVYVLQGEDELPEISDKEEDFIDRAVNPRINSRLGCQCVVQATTQDLVILIPPQEFLGH; translated from the coding sequence AAAGCTGTCAACATTACCTTCCAATTTCAAGACGGCCAGCCAGCCCAAACCCACGTTGCTGCCGAAGGCGAATCGGTTCTGGACGTCGCCCTTAACAATGGTATCCAACTCCAACATAACTGTGGTGGGGTGTGTGGCTGTAGTACTTGCCACGTGTATGTACTACAAGGAGAGGATGAGCTACCCGAAATCAGCGACAAAGAGGAAGACTTCATTGATCGGGCCGTAAATCCGCGTATTAATTCGCGTTTGGGCTGTCAGTGTGTAGTGCAGGCTACCACCCAGGACTTGGTCATTCTTATTCCTCCGCAGGAGTTTTTGGGGCATTAA
- the iscX gene encoding Fe-S cluster assembly protein IscX, producing MAHFEPPIHWNDHEDVAIALYEKFGDDFTEAKIYRIRFTELLDWVLSLPNFAGTKEEANEGHLEQIQAKWVYEWRDNQK from the coding sequence ATGGCCCACTTTGAGCCCCCCATACATTGGAATGACCACGAAGACGTGGCCATTGCTCTCTACGAAAAGTTCGGTGACGATTTCACGGAGGCAAAAATCTACCGGATTCGCTTCACAGAGCTGCTAGACTGGGTACTGAGCTTGCCCAACTTTGCCGGCACCAAGGAGGAAGCCAACGAAGGCCACTTAGAGCAAATTCAGGCCAAGTGGGTGTATGAGTGGCGCGACAACCAGAAATAA
- a CDS encoding KdsC family phosphatase: MVPDLSTIKAFIFDVDGVLTDGRLLALNSGEQARTFHIRDGYAIRHALKKGYRIAIISGREEEGVRKRLESLDVLDIFLGVDDKMKIFNNYINTYRLDPSCIAYMGDDMPDVEVMRRCALAACPADAATDVLAISNYITEKPGGYGAVRELLEAVMKTQKTW, encoded by the coding sequence ATGGTGCCCGACTTATCTACTATAAAGGCTTTTATTTTCGATGTGGACGGCGTGCTAACCGATGGTAGGTTACTGGCTCTCAACTCGGGCGAGCAAGCGCGTACTTTTCACATCCGCGACGGCTACGCCATTCGACACGCGCTCAAGAAAGGATACCGCATTGCAATTATCTCGGGCCGGGAAGAAGAAGGAGTGCGCAAGCGGTTGGAATCATTGGATGTGCTCGACATCTTCTTGGGAGTAGATGACAAGATGAAGATCTTCAACAACTACATCAACACCTACCGCCTCGACCCGAGCTGTATTGCCTATATGGGCGACGACATGCCCGATGTAGAGGTGATGCGCCGGTGCGCGTTAGCCGCCTGCCCCGCCGATGCCGCCACCGACGTGCTGGCTATCAGCAACTACATAACCGAAAAGCCCGGCGGCTATGGCGCCGTGCGCGAGCTGCTAGAAGCCGTGATGAAGACTCAGAAAACCTGGTAG
- a CDS encoding cold-shock protein, whose amino-acid sequence MKTGTVKFYNESKGYGFITDDETKEDFFVHVTGLNGGQIQQNDRVEFDTQEGRKGVNAVNVKRV is encoded by the coding sequence ATGAAAACAGGAACCGTAAAATTCTATAATGAGTCGAAGGGCTACGGCTTCATTACAGATGACGAGACGAAGGAAGATTTCTTCGTTCACGTGACGGGCCTTAACGGGGGCCAGATCCAACAAAACGACCGAGTGGAATTTGATACGCAGGAAGGTCGCAAGGGCGTAAATGCCGTCAATGTGAAGCGCGTATAA
- a CDS encoding geranylgeranylglycerol-phosphate geranylgeranyltransferase, whose protein sequence is MAMPSVFSFFTTAAAKPVKANGDTDKPIAHLRPIARLIRLPNLLIMLLCLVLVRSGLLHPTMPVATLLDWRFGLLVLSTLCVGAAGYIINDYYDVKIDAINRPGRLVVGRVVNRRRAMLAHLLLSGLGVGIAGALSSLLGLVTLGSAALLWGYSVRFKRVALVGNLSIAMLTAALVLLPELQLRTDNSKVWVYALAAFLLTVVREIVKDVEDMRGDAQHDCRTLPIVWGVARTKWVAGFFLGCLMLLVAGASFEALRNGPLLLGLWLLVLVLGPLLALARLLWRADRRRHFTKLSTWCKAIMLAGVLSMLLVAVVG, encoded by the coding sequence ATGGCTATGCCGTCTGTTTTCTCCTTTTTCACTACGGCAGCGGCTAAGCCAGTTAAGGCAAATGGCGACACAGACAAGCCTATTGCGCATTTGCGGCCTATTGCGCGCCTAATTCGGCTTCCCAATCTGCTCATCATGCTGTTGTGCTTGGTGTTGGTGCGCTCAGGGCTGCTGCATCCGACTATGCCGGTAGCTACTCTGCTCGATTGGCGCTTTGGTCTGCTGGTGCTCTCCACGCTCTGCGTAGGAGCCGCCGGCTACATCATCAACGACTATTACGACGTCAAAATAGATGCCATCAACCGGCCCGGACGGCTGGTGGTGGGGCGCGTAGTGAACCGGCGGCGGGCTATGCTGGCGCATCTGCTGCTGTCGGGGCTGGGCGTGGGTATTGCCGGGGCGCTTTCGTCGTTGCTGGGCTTGGTGACGCTGGGGTCGGCGGCCTTACTGTGGGGCTATTCGGTCCGGTTCAAGCGGGTGGCGCTGGTCGGTAATCTGAGCATTGCCATGCTTACGGCCGCGCTGGTCTTGTTGCCCGAACTTCAACTGCGTACCGACAACAGCAAGGTATGGGTGTACGCGCTAGCGGCTTTTCTGCTGACAGTGGTCCGGGAGATAGTGAAGGATGTAGAAGACATGCGCGGCGACGCGCAACATGACTGCCGTACACTGCCTATTGTGTGGGGAGTGGCGCGTACCAAATGGGTGGCCGGTTTCTTTCTGGGGTGCCTGATGCTGTTGGTAGCGGGGGCTAGCTTTGAAGCATTACGCAATGGGCCTCTCTTGCTCGGGCTATGGTTGCTTGTGCTGGTGCTCGGGCCGCTGCTGGCTTTGGCGCGCTTGCTGTGGAGGGCCGATCGGCGGCGTCATTTCACTAAACTTAGCACTTGGTGCAAGGCTATTATGTTGGCGGGGGTCCTCTCTATGCTGTTGGTGGCGGTAGTTGGGTAA
- a CDS encoding BamA/TamA family outer membrane protein, with protein sequence MRFLYLPLALALCTLARLGAAQVAPTTTDGSAPASAVAPPAPGLTDNGPKKKSIFAPSDKPSFIPVPIAFYQQETGFAAGAAILPVWRFGTDTTVRKSNARLIAWYSQEKQSTIQLTHTIFTPGEGFFISGELSRYDQKLFYYGIGNDNSRNAESELKYKLFIFDERALKRVAPNLFAGLRYRFTNTTDIEPEGNADNGGVNSFLVDPRLDGRERNDTRISGLGPALLYDGRDNVLATYRGAFVDAHVLFNGGGLGSDYKFTRYQLDARYFKPLTSSNNTILALQYLTQLHTGDVPFRELGGLGANLGGALYNNAGLMRGLYETRFRDRQMMTFQAEIRQKLFWRIDGVVFGAVGQVGYKVNDYTFDQTRLAGGGGFRFRFNRRDRLNIRLDYAGGTDTPPSIYFAVGEAF encoded by the coding sequence ATGCGCTTTCTCTACCTGCCGCTGGCCCTGGCTCTGTGTACCCTGGCTCGGCTTGGTGCTGCTCAAGTAGCTCCCACCACTACCGATGGCTCTGCGCCAGCTTCGGCAGTGGCCCCACCAGCCCCCGGCCTCACCGACAACGGCCCCAAAAAGAAATCCATCTTCGCGCCGAGCGACAAGCCGAGCTTTATTCCCGTACCGATAGCCTTCTATCAGCAGGAAACTGGTTTTGCAGCAGGAGCGGCCATCTTACCTGTATGGCGATTTGGTACCGATACGACGGTGCGCAAATCCAACGCGCGGCTTATTGCTTGGTATTCGCAGGAAAAGCAGAGCACCATCCAACTGACGCATACCATTTTCACGCCTGGTGAAGGGTTTTTCATATCCGGCGAGTTGAGCCGCTACGATCAGAAGCTGTTTTATTACGGCATCGGCAACGATAACTCCAGGAATGCAGAGTCTGAATTGAAGTACAAGCTCTTCATTTTCGACGAAAGAGCACTGAAGCGGGTTGCTCCCAACCTGTTTGCGGGCTTGCGCTACCGCTTCACCAACACCACCGACATAGAGCCGGAAGGCAACGCCGATAACGGCGGCGTCAATTCGTTCTTGGTTGACCCCCGCCTCGATGGCCGCGAACGAAACGACACACGGATATCGGGTTTGGGGCCCGCGCTGCTCTACGATGGCCGCGACAATGTGCTTGCTACTTACCGCGGGGCTTTCGTGGATGCGCACGTATTGTTTAATGGCGGCGGGCTTGGGTCTGACTACAAGTTTACACGCTATCAGTTGGATGCCCGGTATTTTAAGCCGCTTACCTCTTCCAACAACACCATTCTGGCTCTGCAGTATCTAACGCAGCTGCATACCGGAGATGTGCCGTTTCGGGAGCTAGGCGGCCTAGGTGCCAACTTGGGTGGAGCACTGTACAACAACGCCGGCCTGATGCGGGGACTTTACGAAACTCGTTTCCGCGACCGACAGATGATGACCTTCCAAGCCGAAATTCGGCAGAAACTTTTCTGGCGAATTGATGGAGTTGTGTTTGGCGCAGTAGGGCAAGTAGGCTACAAAGTAAACGATTACACCTTCGATCAAACCCGGCTAGCGGGCGGCGGTGGCTTCCGCTTCCGCTTCAACCGCCGCGACCGACTCAACATCCGCCTCGACTATGCCGGTGGCACCGATACACCACCTAGCATTTATTTCGCTGTAGGCGAGGCCTTCTAG
- a CDS encoding glycosyltransferase, translated as MAHLVQPRAASGQRPFVVQQKVLWPASPPNAQLRISVIVPAKDEAENLPATLAALATQTDLQDQPLDSASYEILVLANNCHDQTANVVRTFAQHHPALALHVAEIQLPPTDAHVGHARRLLMDEACRRLEDTIGAGGIIASTDADTRVTPTWLAAIQKEVKAGADAVGGRIFPERTVRNSCLVRRTHLRDATYRLLRAHLESLIDPDPADQWPRHHQHYGASLAITVAAYRQVGGLPVVPFLEDEALCQALRRSDLRLRHSPAVQVLTSARHEGRVAVGLSWQLREWARMSHQQREPLVESGAALVAEWTVRRKLRQLWQQTRQQPRQQAIPSCVRLAALLSVPAGPLTQQIAYSSTFGLLWEWVQTHRAIWRRGQLTTLPLALAELRGLIAQEKKKETDSYAESMPTSTSTRWLLAPGHQIQPVLRGSVAMQML; from the coding sequence ATGGCTCACCTTGTACAGCCTCGCGCTGCTTCTGGTCAACGCCCATTCGTTGTCCAGCAAAAAGTCCTATGGCCCGCCTCCCCACCTAACGCGCAGTTACGCATCAGTGTCATTGTTCCGGCCAAAGACGAAGCCGAAAACCTGCCGGCTACCTTAGCGGCTCTGGCCACGCAGACCGATTTGCAAGACCAACCGCTGGACTCGGCTAGCTACGAGATTTTGGTGTTGGCCAACAACTGCCACGACCAAACTGCCAATGTCGTCAGGACTTTTGCACAGCACCATCCGGCACTGGCGTTGCACGTAGCCGAAATTCAGCTACCACCCACCGACGCGCACGTAGGTCATGCGCGTCGCCTTCTCATGGACGAAGCCTGCCGCCGTCTAGAAGACACTATCGGCGCTGGCGGCATCATTGCCAGCACCGACGCTGATACCCGTGTGACTCCTACCTGGTTGGCCGCCATTCAAAAAGAAGTGAAAGCCGGTGCCGATGCTGTTGGCGGCCGGATTTTCCCCGAGCGGACGGTTCGTAATAGTTGCCTGGTGCGGCGTACGCACTTGCGCGACGCCACGTATCGGCTGCTTCGGGCCCACCTCGAATCTCTGATTGACCCGGACCCTGCCGACCAATGGCCCCGGCATCATCAGCACTATGGAGCTAGTTTAGCTATTACGGTGGCCGCCTACCGCCAAGTAGGAGGGCTGCCGGTAGTGCCTTTTCTGGAAGATGAAGCGCTGTGCCAGGCTTTGCGCCGCTCCGACCTGCGTCTGCGCCACAGCCCTGCCGTGCAAGTTCTTACGTCGGCGCGCCATGAAGGGCGCGTAGCGGTGGGGTTGTCGTGGCAACTGCGCGAATGGGCCCGCATGTCGCATCAGCAACGGGAGCCCCTAGTAGAGAGCGGCGCCGCGCTAGTAGCCGAATGGACGGTGCGCCGGAAGCTGCGTCAGCTTTGGCAGCAAACTAGGCAGCAGCCTCGCCAGCAAGCCATACCGTCCTGCGTTCGGTTGGCGGCATTGCTGAGTGTGCCTGCCGGGCCGCTTACCCAACAGATTGCCTACTCTTCTACCTTTGGTCTGCTGTGGGAATGGGTGCAAACCCACCGAGCCATTTGGCGCCGCGGCCAGCTGACCACGTTGCCGCTGGCATTGGCGGAACTACGGGGTTTGATAGCCCAAGAGAAAAAGAAAGAAACTGACTCATATGCAGAGTCTATGCCCACGTCTACCTCAACTCGTTGGCTGCTAGCGCCAGGCCATCAAATCCAGCCGGTACTGCGCGGCTCGGTGGCCATGCAGATGCTCTAA
- a CDS encoding class I SAM-dependent DNA methyltransferase: protein MNPNQPHTLPPEYFDEVYRANTDPWGFETSPYEQAKYADTVAALPKASYESAFEVGCSLGVLTQLLATRCQQLLAIDVAEAPLERARKRCADLPQVEFRQMTLPAEFPTDLTFDLVVLSEVGYYWDAPDLAQVTDQLLAALRPGGHLLLVHWTPPVHDYPLTGDEVHQYFLDKATPDGLLEHLHGHRAAQYRLDLMAWR, encoded by the coding sequence ATGAACCCTAATCAGCCGCATACCCTACCTCCCGAGTATTTCGACGAGGTATACCGTGCCAACACCGACCCGTGGGGATTCGAAACCAGCCCCTACGAGCAGGCCAAGTACGCCGATACCGTGGCTGCGCTGCCCAAAGCGTCTTATGAAAGTGCGTTCGAGGTGGGGTGCTCACTAGGCGTTTTAACTCAGCTACTCGCAACCCGCTGCCAGCAGTTACTGGCGATTGATGTAGCCGAAGCTCCCCTGGAACGCGCCCGCAAGCGTTGCGCGGACTTGCCTCAAGTGGAGTTTCGACAGATGACACTGCCCGCTGAATTTCCAACAGACCTCACCTTCGACTTAGTTGTCTTGTCGGAGGTGGGGTACTATTGGGATGCTCCGGATCTGGCGCAGGTGACCGACCAGCTGCTAGCAGCGCTCCGCCCCGGTGGCCACCTGCTGCTAGTTCACTGGACACCCCCGGTGCACGACTACCCCCTCACGGGTGATGAAGTGCATCAATATTTCCTGGACAAAGCAACTCCTGACGGCCTCTTAGAGCATCTGCATGGCCACCGAGCCGCGCAGTACCGGCTGGATTTGATGGCCTGGCGCTAG
- the mgrA gene encoding L-glyceraldehyde 3-phosphate reductase, translating into MHYLPNPARYQEIPYRRSGRSGLKLPAVSLGLWHNFGDVDLLANQRAILRRAFDSGVTHFDLANNYGPPPGSAEINFGRILREDFSTYRDELIISSKAGYHMWEGPYGEWGSKKYLVSSLDQSLKRMGLEYVDIFYHHRPDPDTPLEETMGALDLIVRQGKALYVGLSNYQPTEAAQAIELLRQLGTPCLIHQPKYSMFERWVEGGLLDLLEKEGVGCIPFSPLAQGLLTNKYLSGIPADSRVAKGVGFLTENQLTPERLDQIKQLNELAQARQQSLAQMALAWILKDERITSVLIGASKPEQLTDSLHCLNNLQFSTEELASIEKILAA; encoded by the coding sequence ATGCATTACTTACCAAATCCTGCCCGATACCAAGAAATACCGTATCGGCGCAGTGGCCGCAGTGGCCTCAAGCTGCCCGCCGTGTCGCTCGGCCTCTGGCACAACTTCGGCGACGTAGATCTGCTTGCCAACCAGCGCGCCATTCTGCGGCGGGCTTTTGACAGCGGCGTCACGCACTTCGACTTAGCCAACAACTACGGTCCGCCTCCCGGCTCTGCCGAAATCAACTTTGGCCGCATTCTGCGCGAGGATTTTAGCACCTACCGTGACGAACTAATCATCTCCAGTAAAGCCGGCTACCACATGTGGGAAGGGCCGTACGGGGAATGGGGCTCGAAGAAATACCTAGTGTCCAGCCTCGACCAGAGCTTGAAGCGCATGGGCCTGGAGTACGTGGACATCTTCTACCACCACCGCCCTGACCCCGATACACCCTTAGAGGAAACAATGGGCGCCCTCGACCTGATTGTGCGTCAAGGCAAAGCCTTGTACGTGGGTCTTTCCAACTACCAGCCTACCGAAGCAGCGCAGGCCATTGAGCTATTGCGGCAGCTTGGCACACCCTGCCTGATTCATCAGCCCAAATATTCGATGTTTGAGCGCTGGGTGGAAGGGGGCTTGCTGGATCTGTTGGAGAAGGAAGGCGTTGGCTGCATTCCGTTCTCACCACTGGCGCAGGGCCTACTTACCAACAAATACTTGAGCGGCATTCCCGCCGACTCGCGGGTAGCCAAAGGCGTGGGCTTCTTGACCGAAAACCAACTGACACCCGAGCGCCTCGACCAAATCAAGCAACTCAACGAGCTGGCGCAGGCCCGTCAGCAAAGCCTAGCCCAAATGGCGCTGGCCTGGATTCTGAAAGACGAGCGGATAACCTCGGTGCTCATTGGAGCCAGTAAGCCCGAGCAACTCACCGACTCGCTGCACTGCCTGAACAACTTGCAGTTCAGCACCGAAGAGCTTGCTTCCATAGAGAAAATACTAGCGGCCTAG
- a CDS encoding PIG-L deacetylase family protein, protein MRKAAVPVQVVLISDGTMSHPNSRKFPPAARQALREAELRQALLELGVETTPVCLGLPDSKVPSEGEELFSEAVAQLRELFAATKPATVLCSWRRDPHPDHRATSELVRAALAGLAPLPRLLEYVVWAWERAAPADLPQPGEVAGWRLDVSSVFNEKQRAIAAHRSQLAPGIIDDDPTGFLLSPEMLAHFAQPFEAYLEVI, encoded by the coding sequence ATGCGCAAGGCGGCCGTGCCGGTGCAAGTGGTGTTGATTAGCGACGGCACCATGTCGCACCCAAACTCGCGGAAGTTTCCGCCCGCTGCCCGGCAGGCGCTGCGCGAAGCCGAACTAAGGCAGGCCTTGCTTGAATTGGGTGTTGAGACAACTCCTGTTTGCTTAGGGCTGCCCGACAGCAAGGTGCCGAGCGAAGGAGAGGAACTGTTTTCTGAAGCTGTAGCTCAGCTGCGGGAACTGTTTGCGGCCACAAAGCCGGCTACCGTACTCTGCTCCTGGCGCCGCGACCCGCACCCCGACCATCGAGCCACCAGTGAGCTAGTGCGAGCAGCCCTAGCAGGTTTAGCACCGCTACCGCGCCTACTCGAATACGTAGTGTGGGCGTGGGAACGGGCCGCTCCTGCCGACCTACCCCAGCCGGGCGAGGTGGCAGGTTGGCGGCTAGACGTGAGTTCGGTATTCAATGAAAAGCAACGCGCCATTGCCGCGCACCGTTCACAGCTAGCACCCGGCATTATCGACGATGACCCTACAGGCTTCCTGCTGTCCCCGGAAATGCTGGCACATTTTGCGCAGCCATTTGAGGCCTACTTAGAGGTGATATAG
- a CDS encoding acyl-CoA dehydrogenase codes for MLSVSTSLNQAPAVSDLPLSPPHLAPEVAAAALAPRLLAQAVHSDFEGGFPEEEFNWLHEAGLLTAPLHVALGGADLAEPEQTLPLLNTLKHIGRGNLVMGRLYEGHVNALQLLQRLGTKAQVARWAADAQAGRWFGVWNTEAADGVKLEPLPNGQYRLHGSKTFASGAGYLSRPVLTAALPDGGWQLLVLPATEKEPKYDASFWRPLGMRGTASSRVDFTGLEISADDLLGQPGDYYRQPWFSGGAIRFAAVQLGGAEAVFDETRRFLQALGRTDDPYQRQRLGEMALLIESGSLWLRGAATHASRPTAETDAEATVAYANMMRTAIEDICLRVLQLAERCVGARGLLKPEPFERLHRDLTHYLRQPAPDAAQADAGRFALDRHAPAFQLWHA; via the coding sequence ATGCTTTCTGTATCCACTTCACTAAACCAAGCTCCAGCGGTAAGTGACTTGCCTCTTTCCCCGCCCCATCTGGCTCCCGAAGTGGCCGCGGCGGCATTGGCGCCACGCCTGCTAGCTCAAGCCGTCCATTCCGACTTCGAAGGTGGTTTTCCGGAAGAGGAATTCAACTGGCTGCACGAGGCCGGCCTGCTTACGGCTCCGCTACACGTTGCGTTGGGGGGTGCTGATTTAGCTGAACCCGAACAGACATTGCCGCTACTCAATACGCTCAAGCACATTGGGCGGGGCAACTTAGTAATGGGAAGGCTGTATGAGGGTCACGTAAACGCGCTGCAACTGCTGCAACGCCTCGGCACCAAGGCACAGGTGGCGCGTTGGGCCGCCGATGCGCAAGCCGGGCGTTGGTTTGGCGTTTGGAACACGGAAGCTGCGGACGGAGTGAAGCTAGAGCCGTTACCTAACGGGCAGTACCGCTTACACGGTAGCAAAACTTTCGCCTCAGGAGCTGGCTACCTGAGCCGGCCAGTGCTAACGGCGGCCTTGCCCGATGGCGGTTGGCAACTGCTGGTTCTACCTGCTACTGAGAAAGAACCGAAATACGACGCCAGTTTCTGGCGGCCTCTGGGCATGCGCGGAACCGCCAGCAGCCGGGTGGACTTCACGGGCCTCGAAATCAGTGCCGATGACCTGCTAGGCCAGCCCGGCGACTACTACCGCCAACCGTGGTTTAGCGGCGGCGCTATCCGGTTTGCGGCCGTGCAGCTAGGCGGCGCCGAAGCCGTATTCGACGAAACCCGCCGCTTTCTGCAAGCACTCGGCCGCACCGACGACCCCTACCAGCGCCAGCGCCTCGGGGAAATGGCTCTGCTTATCGAGAGCGGCTCCCTTTGGCTACGCGGCGCCGCTACTCATGCCAGCCGCCCCACTGCCGAAACCGATGCCGAAGCCACGGTAGCCTATGCCAACATGATGCGCACGGCCATCGAGGATATTTGCTTGCGGGTGTTGCAGCTCGCTGAGCGTTGCGTAGGTGCCCGCGGCCTACTCAAACCCGAGCCGTTCGAGCGCCTACACCGCGACCTGACGCATTATTTGCGCCAGCCCGCCCCCGATGCTGCTCAGGCTGATGCCGGGCGCTTCGCCCTCGACCGTCACGCCCCCGCTTTCCAGCTTTGGCATGCGTGA
- the mreC gene encoding rod shape-determining protein MreC, protein MRNLFAFLFRYRGLLVFALLEIASLYLLIRNSTYQRAAFFNSANTYVGQILATRNRIYDYFQLESINQRLVQENAALRQQLYTSDLSHRQSDSLPVPQDSVSRVRLARLSHPDSLLLGLRTLPTRDPDYPLIPARVVNNTMRRVDNYLTLNVGNRDGVRSGMGVLSAAGVVGRVKVVSEQFATVTSLLHSKTFISAKIKRDNTFGSIRWLGDDPTHALLDNIPRQNKLVRGDTIVTSGYNAVFPEGVLIGVVDSFLKEPDKNFWTVRVRLAVNFSNLEYVYVVSPRLKAERDTLEARAGIKPEVGEERP, encoded by the coding sequence ATGAGGAATTTGTTCGCTTTCCTGTTTCGCTACCGAGGCTTGCTCGTGTTTGCGCTGCTGGAAATAGCGAGCTTATACCTGTTGATTCGCAACAGCACGTACCAGCGGGCCGCGTTCTTCAATTCGGCGAACACTTACGTGGGACAAATTCTGGCTACCCGCAACCGCATCTACGACTACTTTCAGCTGGAAAGTATCAACCAGCGACTGGTGCAGGAAAACGCGGCACTGCGGCAGCAACTCTACACCAGCGACCTTAGCCACCGCCAATCCGACAGCCTACCTGTGCCCCAAGACAGCGTCTCGCGGGTGCGGTTAGCCCGCCTGAGCCACCCCGATTCTTTGTTGCTAGGGTTGCGCACACTGCCCACCCGCGACCCTGATTATCCACTTATTCCGGCCCGAGTTGTGAATAACACCATGCGCCGTGTGGATAACTACCTGACGTTGAATGTAGGCAACCGCGACGGGGTGCGTAGCGGTATGGGCGTGTTGTCGGCAGCCGGGGTAGTGGGCCGGGTGAAAGTGGTGAGCGAGCAGTTTGCCACCGTCACGTCGTTGCTGCATTCCAAAACGTTTATCTCCGCCAAAATCAAGCGCGACAACACCTTTGGTAGTATCAGGTGGCTCGGTGACGACCCCACGCACGCCTTGCTCGACAACATTCCGCGCCAAAACAAGTTGGTTCGCGGCGACACCATCGTGACTTCCGGCTACAACGCGGTGTTTCCTGAAGGCGTCTTGATTGGGGTGGTTGATTCGTTTTTGAAGGAGCCCGACAAAAACTTCTGGACTGTGCGGGTGCGGCTGGCCGTGAATTTTTCGAATCTGGAGTACGTGTACGTGGTTAGTCCTCGACTGAAAGCCGAGCGGGATACACTGGAAGCACGTGCGGGCATCAAGCCAGAGGTAGGGGAGGAGCGGCCATGA